The Sphingobium aromaticiconvertens genome has a segment encoding these proteins:
- the recF gene encoding DNA replication/repair protein RecF (All proteins in this family for which functions are known are DNA-binding proteins that assist the filamentation of RecA onto DNA for the initiation of recombination or recombinational repair.) → MIGRLTLSDFRNHEDALIRPDHAFIVLTGENGAGKTNILEAVSMLAPGRGLRGAALRDMARQGGGGGFGIAADVGGVMLGTGISAETPDRRQVRIGGVNGSANALADHLSIVWLTPAMDRLFMDSPGGRRRFLDRLTLALHPTHAAHSARYEAAMRARNRLLGDLRAADPLWIAALEGQMGEHGMAIAAARTDMVDRLNATLEGQPDAPFARPLIALEGEDAGEQLAARLASERRRDAAAGRTLTGPHRTDLSVRHIAKDQAAALCSTGEQKALLLSILLAHAALVAERTGQPPVLLLDEVAAHLDPSRRAALFDRLAATGSQTWMTGTEYSLFNNLYENTHLEVTSGQVFRSAI, encoded by the coding sequence CACGCCTTCATCGTCCTGACCGGCGAAAATGGCGCGGGAAAAACTAACATCCTCGAAGCCGTCTCGATGCTTGCCCCGGGTCGGGGCCTGCGCGGCGCGGCCTTGCGCGACATGGCGCGGCAGGGCGGCGGCGGCGGCTTTGGTATCGCTGCTGACGTGGGCGGAGTGATGCTGGGCACCGGTATCAGCGCGGAAACACCCGACCGACGACAGGTACGGATCGGCGGTGTAAACGGGTCAGCCAATGCGCTGGCGGACCACCTCTCCATCGTGTGGCTGACCCCGGCGATGGACCGGCTGTTCATGGACAGCCCCGGTGGCCGCCGCCGCTTTCTCGACCGACTGACGCTGGCGCTGCACCCAACCCATGCCGCGCACAGCGCCCGCTACGAGGCGGCGATGCGCGCGCGCAACCGCCTGCTGGGCGATCTGCGCGCCGCTGACCCACTCTGGATCGCCGCGCTGGAGGGGCAGATGGGCGAGCATGGCATGGCGATCGCCGCCGCGCGCACCGACATGGTCGACCGCCTCAACGCCACGCTGGAGGGGCAGCCCGATGCGCCCTTCGCCCGTCCCCTTATAGCGCTGGAAGGGGAGGATGCGGGCGAACAACTGGCCGCGCGTTTGGCATCCGAACGTCGTCGCGATGCCGCCGCCGGGCGCACCCTCACCGGCCCGCACCGCACGGACCTGTCGGTCAGGCACATTGCCAAGGATCAGGCGGCGGCGCTCTGTTCGACGGGCGAGCAGAAGGCTCTGCTCCTCTCAATCCTGCTGGCCCATGCGGCACTGGTGGCCGAAAGGACGGGCCAGCCGCCCGTGCTGCTACTCGACGAAGTAGCGGCTCATCTCGACCCGTCGCGACGAGCCGCACTGTTCGACCGGCTCGCCGCAACCGGCAGCCAGACGTGGATGACCGGTACAGAATATAGTCTTTTCAATAATTTATACGAGAACACGCATTTGGAGGTTACGTCTGGTCAGGTTTTTCGTTCCGCGATATGA
- a CDS encoding CHAP domain-containing protein — MVGRLRAIIATMIVALCALTITPAAAGGVLQCAPYARQVSGIQLFGNANTWWKQAEGHYDRGHEPRIGAVLAFSSSRAMPVGHVAMVSKVVGDREVLLTHANWSYRGGIERNVRAIDVSPNNDWSDVRVWYGPIGNLGLRSNPASGFIYPEQVKDFAQPVRIAMADTTSAAY, encoded by the coding sequence ATGGTCGGACGTTTACGCGCGATTATCGCGACCATGATCGTTGCGCTCTGTGCTCTGACCATCACCCCCGCCGCCGCTGGTGGTGTCCTGCAATGTGCGCCCTACGCCCGTCAGGTTTCCGGTATCCAGTTGTTCGGCAATGCCAACACCTGGTGGAAGCAGGCCGAGGGTCATTATGACCGGGGCCATGAGCCACGCATTGGCGCCGTCCTTGCCTTCTCGTCCAGTCGCGCCATGCCGGTGGGCCATGTCGCCATGGTCAGCAAGGTCGTCGGCGACCGCGAAGTGCTGCTGACCCACGCCAACTGGTCCTATCGCGGCGGTATCGAGCGCAATGTTCGCGCGATCGACGTTTCACCCAACAATGACTGGAGCGACGTTCGCGTCTGGTACGGTCCGATCGGCAATCTGGGCCTGCGCTCCAACCCCGCCAGCGGCTTCATCTACCCAGAGCAGGTTAAAGACTTTGCCCAACCGGTGCGGATCGCGATGGCCGACACCACCAGCGCCGCCTACTGA
- a CDS encoding CHAP domain-containing protein: protein MKKLVRPAALVLLLGLGGLPLPALAAAALKCVPYARAVSGVAIYGDALTWWDQAQNRYKRGHKPIKGAVLAFRPNGPMALGHVAVVSKIVDDRQVLVRHANWSAPGAIEEDVLAIDVSDEGDWSEVRVWHSPTRQMGARINPTFGFIYPDTPHLTPFTPDNRLGSSIRMASASEATQSMKAVSVRRERTQIARNSARLATTGKKGIRIDYDPAIVGYADARLADRSLDDIIEEVKRSSTAG from the coding sequence ATGAAGAAGTTGGTGCGCCCGGCGGCGCTTGTGCTGCTGCTCGGCCTTGGAGGCCTGCCGCTGCCGGCACTGGCTGCTGCGGCCCTGAAATGCGTTCCCTATGCGCGGGCGGTGTCCGGCGTCGCCATCTATGGCGACGCGCTGACCTGGTGGGACCAGGCGCAGAATCGCTACAAGCGGGGCCACAAGCCCATAAAAGGTGCGGTCCTCGCCTTCCGTCCCAATGGACCGATGGCACTCGGCCATGTCGCTGTGGTCAGCAAGATCGTCGATGACCGGCAAGTGCTGGTCCGCCACGCCAACTGGTCGGCGCCCGGCGCGATCGAGGAGGATGTCCTTGCAATCGACGTTTCGGATGAGGGAGACTGGAGCGAAGTGCGTGTATGGCACAGCCCAACCCGGCAGATGGGCGCGCGGATCAACCCGACCTTCGGCTTCATCTATCCTGACACGCCGCATCTCACGCCCTTCACACCGGACAACAGGCTGGGCAGCAGCATCCGCATGGCCAGCGCATCCGAGGCAACACAGTCAATGAAGGCCGTGTCCGTGCGACGGGAGCGGACACAGATCGCCCGCAACAGTGCCCGTCTGGCGACAACGGGCAAGAAGGGCATACGGATCGACTATGATCCCGCCATCGTCGGCTATGCTGACGCCAGGCTCGCGGATCGCAGTCTGGACGACATCATAGAAGAAGTGAAACGCAGTTCAACGGCAGGCTGA
- a CDS encoding DUF3297 family protein, translated as MSDTPPDRLSTNPRSPHFDMEVLQRGIGIRFKDRVRNDVEEYSISEGWVRVAAGKTRDRHGNPLTIKLSGPVEAWYENPPADAEGDEAKPQD; from the coding sequence ATGAGCGACACACCCCCCGACCGCCTTTCGACCAACCCGCGCAGCCCCCATTTCGACATGGAAGTGCTACAACGCGGCATCGGCATCCGGTTCAAGGACCGGGTACGGAACGATGTCGAGGAATATAGCATTTCCGAAGGCTGGGTCCGCGTCGCTGCTGGCAAGACTCGCGACCGTCACGGCAATCCGCTGACCATCAAGCTGTCCGGCCCGGTTGAGGCCTGGTACGAAAATCCGCCCGCCGATGCGGAAGGTGACGAGGCGAAGCCCCAGGATTAA
- a CDS encoding cyclopropane-fatty-acyl-phospholipid synthase family protein has product MRVFDRVLKRLVTQGQLTVHYADGRHITVGTPDPALPALAMRFLDARVPFDILRDPRLGMAEAWIDGRVAIEGGGIIDFVSLIRANNAWESGKSISAKGALKRGFKTMRQRLWRANHRGRSKANVAHHYDLSGALYALFLDRDRQYSCAYFPDADNQTGISLDQAQEDKKAHIAAKLALEPGMRVLDIGCGWGGMALYLHRTCGVDVTGITLSEEQLKVARARAEEAGVADHVRFELIDYRDVTGTFDRIVSVGMFEHVGTADYRTFFTKCNDLLTPQGVMLVHTIGRIGGPGMTDAFTQKYIFPGGYIPALSEMIAGSEGTRLMVTDVEVLRLHYALTIRDWYRRTMAKQAEIEALYDARFFRLWTFYLAGAATVFEHGGMVNFQVQYARNRRTLPITRDYMVEAEQALAGR; this is encoded by the coding sequence ATGCGAGTCTTTGATCGGGTATTGAAGCGCCTTGTGACCCAGGGGCAACTGACCGTTCATTATGCGGATGGCAGGCATATTACCGTTGGAACGCCTGATCCGGCGCTTCCCGCATTGGCGATGCGCTTTCTGGATGCGCGTGTTCCTTTCGACATATTGCGGGACCCGCGACTGGGCATGGCGGAGGCCTGGATCGACGGGCGGGTGGCGATCGAGGGGGGCGGGATCATCGATTTCGTCTCGCTGATCCGCGCCAACAACGCCTGGGAAAGCGGCAAGTCGATCAGCGCCAAGGGGGCACTGAAACGCGGCTTCAAGACCATGCGCCAGCGGCTGTGGCGCGCCAACCATCGGGGGCGGTCAAAGGCGAATGTCGCTCATCATTATGACCTGTCGGGCGCGCTCTATGCGCTCTTCCTCGACCGGGATCGGCAATATAGCTGCGCCTATTTCCCCGACGCCGACAATCAAACGGGGATCAGTCTGGATCAGGCGCAGGAGGACAAGAAGGCGCATATCGCCGCCAAGCTGGCGCTGGAACCGGGGATGCGGGTGCTGGACATCGGTTGCGGCTGGGGCGGCATGGCGCTGTATCTCCATCGCACCTGCGGCGTCGATGTGACGGGCATCACTTTGTCCGAAGAACAGTTGAAGGTCGCGCGGGCGCGGGCGGAGGAGGCGGGCGTCGCCGATCATGTTCGCTTCGAACTGATCGACTATCGCGACGTGACCGGGACGTTCGACCGGATCGTGTCGGTCGGCATGTTCGAACATGTCGGCACCGCCGACTACCGGACCTTTTTTACCAAATGCAACGATCTGCTGACACCGCAGGGGGTGATGCTGGTGCATACGATCGGCCGGATCGGCGGACCGGGTATGACCGACGCCTTCACCCAGAAATATATCTTTCCCGGCGGCTATATTCCTGCCCTGTCCGAGATGATCGCCGGGAGCGAGGGCACGCGGTTGATGGTGACGGATGTGGAGGTGCTGCGGCTGCATTATGCGCTGACAATCCGCGACTGGTATCGCCGCACCATGGCGAAGCAGGCAGAGATAGAGGCGCTATATGACGCGCGCTTTTTCCGGCTGTGGACCTTCTATCTTGCGGGCGCGGCCACTGTGTTCGAACATGGCGGCATGGTCAATTTCCAGGTGCAATATGCGCGCAACCGCCGCACCCTGCCCATCACCCGCGATTATATGGTGGAGGCGGAACAGGCGCTCGCGGGACGCTGA
- a CDS encoding molybdopterin-binding protein, translating into MRVMLTRRALVLGMGATLAGCDRLARNESFREALFSAENFHKWAQRGLSDRQALAREFRPDQISPIFRANGTANPNTPAYKALWRKGFADWRLKVSGLVARPLALSLPQLRNLPHREQITRHDCVEGWSAIGKWRGVPLRTVLEGAQLSDRARYLVFRCADDMGGGNAYYESIDLIDAFHPQTILAFALNDQSLSVANGAPLRLRVERQLGYKHAKYLMEIQAVASLDGIGKGKGGFWEDHADYDWYAGI; encoded by the coding sequence ATGAGGGTGATGCTGACTCGTCGCGCACTGGTGCTTGGCATGGGTGCGACGCTGGCCGGGTGTGACCGGCTGGCCCGAAATGAATCGTTTCGCGAGGCGCTGTTCTCGGCGGAGAATTTCCACAAATGGGCGCAGCGCGGACTGTCCGACCGGCAGGCGCTGGCTCGCGAGTTTCGGCCTGACCAGATTTCGCCGATTTTCCGCGCGAATGGCACCGCCAATCCCAACACGCCCGCCTATAAGGCGTTGTGGCGGAAGGGTTTTGCTGACTGGCGGCTGAAAGTGTCGGGGCTTGTCGCGCGGCCACTGGCCCTGTCGTTGCCCCAGCTCCGCAATCTGCCGCATCGTGAACAGATTACCCGGCATGACTGTGTCGAGGGGTGGAGTGCGATTGGCAAATGGCGGGGTGTGCCGCTCCGGACGGTGCTGGAGGGCGCGCAGTTGAGCGATCGCGCGCGCTACCTTGTCTTCCGCTGTGCCGACGACATGGGTGGTGGCAACGCCTATTATGAAAGCATCGACCTGATCGACGCCTTTCATCCGCAGACGATCCTGGCCTTCGCGCTTAACGACCAGTCGCTGTCGGTCGCCAATGGCGCGCCGCTGCGCCTGCGGGTCGAGCGGCAGCTTGGCTATAAACATGCGAAATATTTGATGGAGATACAAGCGGTTGCGAGCCTGGACGGAATCGGCAAGGGCAAGGGCGGTTTCTGGGAGGATCATGCCGACTATGACTGGTATGCCGGGATTTGA
- a CDS encoding cytochrome b/b6 domain-containing protein, which yields MDDRPVDDPVPGALVKRHRLSTRLWHWSNALLLYTLFTSGLGIFNAHPRLYWGHYGANFDTAWLELERFPGWLTLPTSYSLAMSRHWHLAAAPLFAFGLLAYMVWSLANRHFPRDLAFRAAEVRPGPVWQDIKDHARLRFPTGAAALRYNVLQKASYNGVLFLLLPVLILTGLTMSPGMNAAWPWLVDLFGGRQSARSIHFIAAWGLVVFVLVHLLMVLLAGPYNEVRSMITGRYRLPRERGA from the coding sequence ATGGATGATCGTCCCGTTGATGACCCCGTGCCGGGCGCCCTGGTGAAGCGCCATCGCCTGTCGACACGGCTGTGGCACTGGAGCAACGCCCTGCTGCTCTATACCCTCTTCACCAGCGGACTTGGTATCTTTAACGCCCATCCCCGCCTCTATTGGGGGCACTATGGCGCCAATTTCGATACTGCCTGGCTGGAACTGGAACGCTTTCCCGGCTGGCTGACCCTGCCTACATCCTACAGCCTGGCGATGTCGCGGCACTGGCATCTGGCGGCGGCGCCGCTCTTCGCCTTCGGGTTGCTTGCTTATATGGTCTGGAGTCTCGCCAACCGGCATTTCCCTCGCGATCTGGCCTTTCGCGCGGCTGAAGTGCGGCCCGGTCCTGTGTGGCAGGATATCAAGGACCATGCGCGGTTGCGCTTCCCGACGGGCGCTGCGGCGCTGCGTTATAATGTACTGCAAAAGGCCAGCTATAATGGCGTCCTGTTCCTATTGCTGCCGGTGCTGATCCTGACGGGCCTAACCATGTCGCCGGGCATGAACGCGGCTTGGCCTTGGCTGGTCGACCTGTTTGGCGGGCGACAATCGGCGCGGTCGATCCACTTCATCGCGGCTTGGGGCCTGGTCGTTTTTGTCCTCGTGCATCTGCTGATGGTGCTGCTGGCGGGACCGTATAACGAGGTGCGCTCGATGATAACGGGGCGCTATCGCCTGCCAAGGGAGCGGGGAGCATGA
- a CDS encoding porin family protein, which translates to MKTVIFAAIAAATISAPAFAQDAAPFTGPRAEVLAGYDSLKTNSNGLGSPDGFLYGFGLGYDVQAGGAVAGVEAEISDSTTKRNFVSTAINTDRDLYVGARAGFVIGDRALGYVKAGYTNARFETQGIGGENLDGYRLGAGLEYKLGGNLYAKGEYRYSNYEADIERHQVMGGVGLRF; encoded by the coding sequence ATGAAGACTGTGATTTTCGCAGCGATTGCTGCTGCCACCATTTCGGCTCCTGCCTTTGCTCAGGATGCTGCGCCCTTTACTGGTCCGCGCGCCGAAGTGCTTGCTGGCTATGACTCGCTCAAGACCAACAGCAATGGCCTGGGCTCGCCCGACGGCTTCCTGTATGGCTTCGGCCTCGGCTATGACGTCCAGGCAGGCGGCGCAGTTGCTGGCGTGGAAGCGGAAATCTCCGACTCGACCACCAAGCGCAACTTTGTCAGCACCGCGATCAATACCGACCGCGATCTCTATGTCGGCGCGCGTGCTGGCTTCGTGATCGGCGATCGTGCGCTCGGTTACGTCAAGGCAGGCTACACCAACGCTCGCTTCGAAACCCAGGGCATTGGCGGCGAAAACCTCGATGGCTACCGCCTGGGTGCGGGCCTTGAGTATAAGCTGGGCGGCAATCTCTATGCCAAGGGCGAGTATCGCTACTCCAACTATGAAGCCGATATCGAGCGCCATCAGGTGATGGGCGGCGTCGGCCTGCGCTTCTGA
- a CDS encoding TIGR01244 family sulfur transferase — translation MFRQVTDRLHVSPQISVEDVARAKALGVTMIINNRPEGEEAGQPTGESIEAAAQAAGIGYAAVPVGHGGFAPWQLDGMAAALEQAGEGGVLAYCRSGTRSTLLWALTRARAGDSPDALAEKAAAAGYDLAPVRQIMDTLAAG, via the coding sequence ATGTTTCGCCAAGTGACCGACCGCCTGCATGTTTCGCCCCAGATCAGCGTCGAGGACGTGGCGCGCGCCAAGGCATTGGGCGTCACCATGATCATCAACAACCGGCCAGAGGGCGAAGAAGCGGGCCAGCCGACCGGTGAGTCGATCGAGGCAGCGGCGCAGGCGGCGGGGATCGGCTATGCCGCCGTGCCGGTGGGGCATGGTGGTTTCGCCCCGTGGCAACTGGACGGCATGGCGGCGGCGCTGGAACAGGCGGGTGAGGGCGGGGTGCTGGCCTATTGCCGGTCCGGTACGCGCAGCACTTTGCTGTGGGCGCTGACGCGCGCGCGGGCGGGGGACAGTCCGGACGCGCTGGCTGAGAAAGCGGCTGCGGCAGGCTATGACCTGGCACCGGTGCGGCAGATCATGGATACGCTGGCGGCGGGTTGA
- the recQ gene encoding DNA helicase RecQ: MPRDIDTLLHDIFGFTGFRGVQAQVVGRVMAAQPTLAIMPTGAGKSLCYQLPAVALDGCCVVISPLIALMHDQLRAAQAVGISAASLTSVDADWRETQDRLRNGELDLLYVAPERASGEGFRSLLRSAKIALFAIDEAHCVSEWGHDFRPDYRLLRPLLDEFPDVPRLALTATADAHTRKDILVQLGIPEDGLIISGFDRPNIRYAVHPRDGLTRQLADLVAANPGPGVVYAQTRAATEKLAETLGRGGRAVRAYHAGLDPKVRAANQAAFIASEDMVMVATVAFGMGIDKPDVRFVAHAGLPKSIEGYYQESGRAGRDGEPAVAHLFWGAEDFARARQRIMELETARQQGERTRIAALGALVETGTCRRAILLRHFGESPPATCGNCDNCLSPPPSVDATETARKYLSAVYRTGQSFGAGHIEAVLTGAANDKVRQRGHDRISVYGIVSGEEAALLRPVSRALLVRDALEATEHGGLMLGPNARPILRGEEAVSLIVPPKRQSRRNARNGSGDNPVGDPLFDALRACRRELALEAGVPPYVIFHDSTLREMAEQRPTSIRELGMVSGVGQKKLDAWGDAFLEAIAPFA; the protein is encoded by the coding sequence ATGCCCCGCGATATCGACACGCTGCTGCACGACATATTCGGCTTCACCGGCTTTCGCGGGGTGCAGGCGCAGGTGGTCGGGCGCGTCATGGCGGCGCAGCCGACGCTGGCGATCATGCCGACCGGTGCGGGCAAGTCGCTCTGCTACCAATTGCCTGCCGTGGCGCTCGATGGCTGTTGCGTGGTCATCTCACCGTTGATCGCGTTGATGCACGACCAGTTGCGCGCGGCGCAGGCGGTGGGCATCAGCGCGGCGAGCCTGACCAGCGTGGATGCCGACTGGCGCGAGACACAGGATCGACTCCGCAACGGTGAACTCGACCTTCTTTATGTCGCGCCGGAGCGGGCGAGCGGGGAGGGGTTCCGGTCGTTGCTGCGTTCGGCGAAAATCGCGCTGTTCGCGATCGACGAGGCGCATTGCGTGTCCGAATGGGGGCATGACTTCCGGCCTGACTATCGCCTGCTGCGCCCGCTGCTGGACGAATTTCCCGATGTGCCCCGGCTGGCGCTAACCGCCACCGCCGACGCCCATACGCGCAAGGACATCCTCGTTCAGTTGGGCATCCCCGAAGATGGCCTCATCATCTCCGGCTTCGACCGGCCCAATATCCGCTATGCCGTGCATCCGCGCGATGGGCTGACGCGGCAGTTGGCCGATCTGGTGGCGGCCAATCCCGGTCCCGGCGTCGTCTATGCCCAGACCCGCGCGGCGACCGAGAAGCTGGCCGAGACTCTCGGGCGCGGCGGGCGGGCCGTGCGCGCCTATCATGCGGGGCTGGACCCCAAGGTCCGTGCGGCGAACCAGGCGGCGTTCATCGCCAGCGAGGATATGGTGATGGTCGCGACCGTCGCCTTTGGCATGGGGATCGACAAGCCCGATGTGCGCTTCGTCGCCCATGCGGGGCTGCCCAAGTCGATCGAAGGCTATTATCAGGAATCGGGGCGCGCTGGTCGCGATGGCGAACCGGCGGTCGCGCATCTCTTTTGGGGTGCGGAGGATTTCGCCCGCGCGCGCCAGCGGATCATGGAACTGGAAACGGCGCGTCAACAGGGCGAGCGGACGCGGATCGCGGCGCTGGGTGCGCTGGTGGAGACGGGCACCTGCCGCCGTGCGATCCTGTTGCGGCATTTCGGCGAGTCGCCGCCCGCCACCTGCGGCAATTGCGATAATTGCCTGTCCCCGCCGCCCAGCGTCGACGCGACCGAGACGGCGCGCAAATATCTGTCCGCCGTCTATCGCACCGGCCAGAGTTTCGGCGCAGGACATATCGAGGCGGTGCTGACCGGCGCGGCCAATGACAAGGTGCGGCAGCGCGGGCATGATCGCATTTCCGTCTATGGCATCGTGTCGGGCGAGGAGGCAGCGTTGCTGCGACCCGTCTCACGCGCGTTGCTGGTGCGCGATGCGCTGGAGGCGACCGAACATGGCGGGTTGATGCTGGGGCCGAACGCCCGGCCGATCCTGCGCGGGGAGGAAGCGGTCAGCCTGATCGTCCCGCCCAAGCGCCAGAGTCGGCGTAATGCGCGTAACGGCAGCGGCGACAATCCGGTCGGCGATCCGCTGTTCGACGCGTTGCGCGCCTGTCGCCGCGAACTGGCGCTGGAGGCGGGGGTGCCGCCCTATGTGATCTTCCACGATTCGACATTGCGTGAAATGGCGGAGCAGCGGCCGACCTCGATCCGCGAACTGGGCATGGTCAGCGGCGTCGGCCAGAAGAAGCTGGATGCGTGGGGCGATGCCTTTCTGGAGGCGATCGCGCCGTTCGCCTGA
- a CDS encoding ABC transporter ATP-binding protein/permease: MPPDIPDNKPVPPIWATLRRFLPYLWPADAPALRRRVVLAMVLVVAAKAASLVMPFAYKAAVDRMAPGLEPAVGLAMALVASYAGARFASVLFDNLRNTVFEKVGQEATRNLADHVFGHLHRLSLRFHLDRRTGAVTKIIERGTKSIDTMLYFLLFNIAPTVLELAAVCVIFQVKFGAGMVLATVVMVVLYIWFTRTVTEWRNQLRRDMVDLDTNAVAHAVDSLLNFETVKYFGAEKREGDRYATAMRRYAEAAVKSENSLAWLNVGQSLITNLMMAGAMAYTVWGWSSGLFTTGDVVLVNTLLSQLFRPLDLLGMVYRTIRQGLIDMEAMFVLIDTPQEIVDAPSAPALHVTGGAVHFDHVLFGYDAERPILKDVSFAVPAGRTLAIVGPSGAGKSTIARLLFRFYDINAGRILIDGQAIAGVTQASLRAAIGIVPQDMVLFNDTVGYNIGYGREGASQAEIETAAKDASIHEFILSLPLGYKTRVGERGLKLSGGEKQRVAIARTLLKDPAVLVLDEATSALDSRTETEIQDVLRRISRRRTTIVVAHRLSTVVDADEIIVLDQGRIVERGRHADLVRADGLYATMWTRQANEREEIAPPEDDVMAALR; encoded by the coding sequence ATGCCGCCTGACATTCCCGACAACAAGCCGGTCCCGCCCATCTGGGCGACGCTGCGTCGCTTCCTGCCCTATCTGTGGCCGGCGGACGCGCCTGCCTTGCGACGGCGGGTCGTGCTGGCGATGGTGCTGGTGGTCGCGGCCAAGGCGGCGAGCCTAGTCATGCCGTTTGCCTATAAGGCGGCGGTGGACCGGATGGCGCCGGGGCTGGAGCCTGCGGTCGGCCTAGCCATGGCGCTGGTCGCTTCCTATGCGGGCGCGCGTTTTGCCTCGGTCCTGTTCGACAACCTGCGCAACACCGTGTTCGAGAAAGTGGGGCAGGAAGCGACCCGGAATCTGGCCGACCATGTGTTCGGTCATCTCCATCGCCTGTCGCTGCGCTTCCACCTGGACCGGCGGACCGGGGCCGTTACCAAGATTATCGAGCGCGGCACCAAGAGCATCGACACGATGCTCTATTTCCTGCTGTTCAACATCGCGCCCACCGTGCTGGAGCTGGCTGCGGTCTGCGTGATCTTTCAGGTCAAGTTCGGCGCGGGGATGGTGCTGGCGACCGTCGTGATGGTGGTGCTGTACATCTGGTTCACGCGTACCGTGACGGAGTGGCGCAACCAGTTGCGCCGCGACATGGTGGACCTGGACACCAACGCCGTCGCCCATGCGGTCGACAGCCTGCTGAATTTTGAGACGGTCAAATATTTCGGCGCGGAAAAGCGGGAGGGCGACCGCTATGCGACCGCCATGCGCCGCTATGCCGAGGCGGCGGTCAAGAGCGAGAACAGCCTCGCCTGGCTGAATGTCGGCCAGTCGCTGATCACCAACCTGATGATGGCGGGGGCGATGGCCTATACCGTCTGGGGCTGGAGCAGCGGGCTGTTCACCACGGGCGACGTGGTGCTGGTGAATACGCTGCTCAGTCAGCTTTTCCGGCCGCTCGACCTGCTGGGCATGGTCTATCGCACCATCCGGCAGGGATTGATCGACATGGAGGCGATGTTCGTGCTGATCGACACGCCACAGGAGATCGTTGATGCGCCTAGTGCGCCTGCACTGCATGTCACGGGCGGCGCGGTGCATTTCGATCATGTCCTGTTCGGCTATGATGCCGAGCGGCCGATATTGAAGGATGTGAGCTTTGCCGTGCCTGCAGGCAGGACGCTGGCGATTGTCGGGCCATCGGGCGCGGGCAAGTCCACCATCGCCCGGCTGCTGTTCCGCTTCTATGACATCAATGCCGGGCGCATCCTGATCGACGGGCAGGCGATAGCGGGCGTGACGCAAGCATCGTTGCGCGCCGCCATCGGTATCGTGCCGCAGGATATGGTGCTGTTCAACGACACGGTCGGCTATAATATCGGCTATGGCCGCGAAGGGGCGTCACAAGCGGAGATAGAGACGGCGGCCAAGGACGCGTCGATCCATGAATTCATCCTGTCGCTGCCGCTGGGCTATAAGACGCGCGTCGGCGAGCGCGGCCTCAAGCTCTCGGGCGGAGAGAAGCAGCGCGTGGCGATCGCGCGCACATTGCTGAAAGATCCCGCCGTGCTGGTGCTGGATGAGGCGACCAGTGCGCTCGACAGCCGGACCGAGACGGAGATTCAGGACGTGCTGCGTCGCATTTCGCGGCGGCGCACAACCATAGTTGTCGCACATCGCCTGTCGACGGTGGTGGATGCGGACGAGATCATCGTGCTGGATCAGGGCCGGATCGTGGAACGCGGGCGCCATGCCGATCTGGTGCGGGCCGACGGGCTGTACGCGACGATGTGGACGCGGCAGGCGAATGAGCGGGAAGAAATTGCACCGCCCGAGGATGACGTAATGGCTGCCCTTCGTTAA